In Oceanivirga salmonicida, a single genomic region encodes these proteins:
- a CDS encoding TRAP transporter large permease produces the protein MFFILIMQVFARQVFNSPLIWSEQLSLLLFVYVGLFGVSIGIRNQSHIMIDFIFTKLPKTVQKIVFTLIQLIILTCIYSFLYFGLDLLTKKRDIMLVALNIPRNIMYIALPVISLLMLVRFYQSYKENWSEKLVLIDPRIVAIFMGIILALILLKPSIFNLLKLENYFYFGSNTVYIVLILWLVLIFLSVPVGWSLLISTMVYFSLTNWNVMYFASSKLVDSIESFSLLSVPFFILTGILMNGAGITERIFNFAKACLGHYTGGMGHVNVFASLIFSGMSGSALADAGGLGQLEIKAMRDEGYDDDICGGITAASCIIGPLVPPSISMIIYGVIANQSVARLFLAGFIPGILTTITLMIAVYFVVKKRGYKKASKTTFKERWEAFKKAFFALLTPIIIIGGIFSGKFTPTEAAIMAALYSMILGLFIYKELTIKKIFECCIEAITISGVTILMIMTVTFFGDMLAREQVAIKLASVFLQIASSKIAILIMVNLLLLFLGMFIDALALQFLLLPMLIPIVDKVGIDLVFFGVMSTLNMMIGILTPPMGMALFVVAQVSKIPVSEVIRGTLPFLIPIAITLLILILFPSLVTFLPNLILGAV, from the coding sequence ATGTTCTTTATACTTATCATGCAAGTTTTTGCAAGGCAGGTATTTAATTCACCACTTATATGGAGTGAACAATTATCATTATTATTATTTGTTTATGTAGGGTTATTTGGTGTGAGCATTGGTATCAGAAATCAAAGTCATATTATGATAGATTTTATATTTACAAAATTACCTAAAACTGTTCAAAAAATTGTATTTACTTTAATACAACTTATTATTTTAACATGTATATATTCTTTTTTATATTTTGGATTAGATTTATTAACTAAAAAAAGAGATATTATGTTAGTTGCTCTTAATATTCCTAGAAATATAATGTATATAGCATTACCAGTAATATCATTACTTATGCTTGTTAGATTTTATCAATCATATAAAGAGAATTGGAGTGAAAAATTAGTGTTAATTGATCCTCGTATTGTAGCAATTTTTATGGGTATTATATTAGCATTAATTTTATTAAAACCTTCAATTTTCAATTTATTAAAATTAGAAAATTATTTTTACTTTGGAAGTAATACAGTATATATTGTACTTATTTTATGGTTAGTATTAATATTTTTAAGCGTTCCAGTTGGTTGGTCATTATTGATATCAACTATGGTTTATTTTTCGCTTACTAATTGGAATGTAATGTATTTTGCTTCGTCTAAATTAGTTGATAGCATAGAAAGTTTTAGTTTATTAAGTGTTCCATTTTTTATTTTAACTGGTATATTGATGAATGGTGCTGGTATAACAGAGCGTATATTTAATTTTGCAAAAGCTTGTTTAGGGCATTATACTGGTGGTATGGGTCATGTTAATGTTTTTGCTTCTTTAATTTTTTCTGGTATGTCTGGATCTGCATTAGCTGATGCTGGTGGACTTGGGCAATTAGAAATAAAGGCTATGCGTGATGAAGGTTATGATGATGATATTTGCGGTGGAATTACTGCTGCATCTTGTATTATAGGGCCTCTTGTCCCACCATCAATAAGTATGATTATATATGGAGTTATAGCAAATCAATCTGTTGCTAGATTATTTTTAGCAGGATTTATTCCAGGTATATTAACTACAATTACTTTAATGATAGCAGTTTATTTTGTCGTAAAAAAAAGAGGATATAAAAAAGCTTCTAAAACTACATTTAAAGAAAGATGGGAAGCATTTAAAAAAGCATTTTTTGCCTTATTAACACCTATTATTATAATTGGTGGTATATTTTCGGGTAAATTTACACCAACAGAAGCAGCGATTATGGCTGCACTTTATTCAATGATATTAGGTCTGTTTATATATAAAGAATTAACTATAAAAAAAATATTTGAATGTTGTATTGAAGCTATAACTATAAGTGGTGTTACAATATTAATGATTATGACAGTAACTTTCTTTGGAGATATGCTAGCAAGAGAACAAGTTGCTATAAAATTAGCTTCTGTATTTTTACAAATAGCATCAAGTAAAATTGCTATATTAATTATGGTGAATTTACTATTATTATTCTTAGGTATGTTTATTGATGCATTAGCATTACAATTTTTATTATTACCTATGCTTATACCAATAGTAGATAAAGTTGGAATTGATTTAGTATTTTTTGGTGTTATGAGCACATTAAATATGATGATAGGAATTTTAACACCACCAATGGGAATGGCACTTTTTGTTGTTGCACAAGTTAGTAAAATTCCAGTTTCAGAAGTAATAAGGGGGACACTTCCTTTCTTAATACCAATTGCGATAACATTATTAATACTAA
- a CDS encoding glycerol dehydrogenase produces MARIICSPSKYIQGSGEIKKLKSYSDLLSKTGVYVLVDKFVYDNYKELIEYSFRDDLSKCHLEVFTGNSTKQEVDRNIKILKEKSFDTVIAIGGGKTIDIGKAISYYANLPMIVVPTVVSTDAPCSALSVLYTENGEFDKYLYLNSNPNIVLVDTQIIVKAPTRLLVAGMGDALSTYYEAMACYNSGVTIAVGGKTSNTALALAKLCLDTLMTYGCKAKISSENGIVDEAFENIVEANTYLSGVGFESGGEAAGHAIHNGLTILQETNNKLHGEKVAFGTITQLIMENRSLDEIQKVIDFCKNVGLPTNFKDLGIENVSHDRLMEVAKASCAENETIHNMPFKVNPEMVFDAMIKANELGSK; encoded by the coding sequence ATGGCAAGAATTATTTGCTCTCCAAGCAAGTATATACAAGGTTCTGGAGAAATTAAAAAATTAAAGAGTTATTCGGATTTATTATCAAAAACTGGAGTATATGTTTTAGTTGATAAATTTGTATATGATAACTATAAAGAACTTATAGAATATAGTTTCAGAGATGATTTATCTAAATGTCATTTGGAAGTTTTTACAGGAAATAGTACAAAACAAGAAGTAGATAGAAATATTAAAATATTAAAAGAAAAATCTTTTGATACTGTAATTGCTATTGGTGGTGGAAAAACAATAGATATAGGTAAAGCCATTTCATATTATGCAAATTTACCAATGATAGTAGTACCAACTGTTGTTTCAACAGATGCTCCATGTTCAGCATTATCAGTTCTTTATACTGAAAATGGAGAATTTGATAAATACTTGTATTTAAATTCTAATCCTAATATAGTGCTTGTAGATACTCAAATAATAGTTAAAGCACCTACTAGATTATTAGTAGCAGGTATGGGCGATGCTCTTTCTACATATTATGAAGCAATGGCTTGTTATAATTCAGGTGTAACAATTGCAGTAGGTGGAAAAACTTCTAATACAGCATTAGCATTAGCAAAATTATGTTTAGATACTTTAATGACTTATGGTTGCAAGGCCAAAATTTCTAGTGAAAATGGTATTGTAGATGAAGCATTTGAAAATATAGTAGAAGCCAATACATATTTAAGTGGAGTTGGATTTGAAAGTGGTGGAGAAGCGGCAGGACACGCTATACATAATGGTTTAACTATACTTCAAGAAACTAACAATAAGTTACATGGAGAAAAAGTTGCATTTGGAACTATAACTCAATTAATTATGGAAAATAGAAGTTTAGATGAAATACAAAAAGTTATTGATTTTTGTAAGAATGTAGGGCTACCTACTAACTTTAAAGATTTAGGAATAGAAAATGTAAGCCATGATAGATTAATGGAAGTTGCAAAGGCAAGTTGTGCAGAAAATGAAACTATACACAATATGCCATTTAAAGTAAATCCTGAAATGGTATTTGACGCTATGATAAAAGCAAATGAATTAGGTTCGAAATAA
- a CDS encoding sialic acid TRAP transporter substrate-binding protein SiaP, producing the protein MITLVSLVLVSCGGNSESKTYNLKMGMTAGTSSNEYKAAQFFAEKLSEKSEGKIKLELFPDAQLGKNDLDMMGQLEGGVLDFTFAEMGRFSTFFPEAEVYTLPYMIKNFEHMQKATFDTEFGKEMIKKIEDKKGIVVLSQGYNGTRQTSSNRPINSVKDMVGLKLRVPSAPANLAYAKNSGASATPMAFSEVYLALQTNAVDGQENPLSAIKAQKFYEVQKYLALTNHILNDQLYLVSKMTLEKLPEDLQKVVFEAAKEAAVYHTQLFQEEEKNLIAFFEENGVTITKPDISEFEVKMKPFYDEYIQKNGEIGKKALEEINSIK; encoded by the coding sequence ATGATAACATTGGTATCATTAGTATTAGTATCTTGTGGAGGAAATTCAGAATCAAAAACTTATAATTTAAAAATGGGTATGACAGCTGGGACATCATCTAATGAATATAAGGCAGCACAATTCTTTGCTGAAAAATTATCTGAAAAATCAGAAGGGAAAATAAAATTAGAATTATTTCCAGATGCTCAATTAGGTAAAAATGATTTAGACATGATGGGGCAATTAGAAGGTGGAGTATTAGATTTCACATTTGCAGAAATGGGTCGTTTTTCAACATTCTTTCCAGAAGCAGAAGTTTACACATTACCTTATATGATTAAAAACTTTGAACATATGCAAAAGGCTACTTTTGATACTGAATTTGGAAAAGAAATGATAAAAAAAATTGAAGACAAAAAAGGAATAGTAGTTTTATCGCAAGGATATAATGGTACTAGACAAACTTCTTCTAATAGACCTATAAATTCTGTAAAAGATATGGTAGGACTTAAACTTCGTGTTCCATCAGCGCCTGCTAACTTAGCATATGCTAAAAATTCAGGAGCATCAGCTACACCAATGGCTTTTTCAGAAGTATATTTAGCGCTACAAACTAACGCAGTTGATGGACAAGAAAATCCTTTATCAGCAATTAAAGCACAAAAATTTTATGAAGTACAAAAATATTTAGCATTAACTAATCATATTTTAAATGACCAATTATATTTAGTTAGTAAAATGACATTAGAAAAATTACCTGAAGATTTACAAAAGGTTGTTTTTGAAGCAGCAAAAGAAGCAGCAGTATACCATACTCAATTATTCCAAGAAGAAGAAAAGAATTTAATTGCTTTCTTTGAAGAAAATGGGGTAACAATTACTAAACCTGATATAAGTGAATTTGAAGTTAAGATGAAACCGTTCTATGATGAATATATACAAAAAAATGGAGAAATTGGTAAAAAAGCACTAGAAGAAATCAATTCTATAAAGTAG